The genomic interval CCGGAATGTTTTTGTTCCGAGCTTCTCAGACCCAAAGGACGAAACCCAGGCAGTGAACGAAATCTACCGCCTTGCCGGGGAAAAGAAGATTCATTTGATTATATCCGAGTGGCTGAACAATACCCGGGCTATGCAGGACCTGATCCACATCGCCCAAAAATATGAATTACCGGCGGTTTTTGTGCGGGCGGAAAGTGCCCCGAAAATCGGCCGGATCGTGGTGTCTACGGGAGGCGGACCGAATCGGTATAATCAGATAAAATTGGCGCGCGAAATATCTGCCAGAAATGCGGTGCCCGTAACTATCCTGCATTGGACCGGAGCCCTTAATCGCGGCTCGGAAGGCACAATCGCCGAAAACCGGCGATTTGAAAAAATGTGCCGGCGTTTACTCGGTAAACAAGAGGAATTTCTGCAATGCAACGGTCCCGATTTTGCAAGTGCCGTTGCCGGAACACTTCGTCCGGATGACCTGCTGATCATCGGAGCAACCAGTCCATTCCGGCTAGTAACCGATTTTTACGGATCCCTGCCCGACCAACTGGCCAGGGCCATTCCGAACCCACTGATCATGTGGTCAAGCCCGCCGTTAAGTCTCCCCGGTCTGCGCCGTCATTTGTGGAGCCGGATCATTCAGCCACTGCGGATTCCCGGAGAAAGAAAAGCGCCATCCCCTCTCTGATGAACAACCTTCCGGCCCCACACAAAACCGGCTCTCTCGAAAACCCCCGCTCTCCGGGGAAGGATTTCCTGCTATAAAAAAACGACGGGTAATTTCTACCCGTCCGGGGCAATTGTCTGCACTTTCCGCCCCCACATCCACGCAAGCCCGCCACGCCGTTTTAAATATTTTAAATTCACAATCATCTAACGGCCTAGAGAATACTGGAATTCCGCCCTCCCGCATGCCTTCCCCTCCCACCGGATGCCGGCAGTTTTACTGCGTTGGCACACCCGGTGCATTAGGGTAGTCAACCTAACAGCAAGGAGGTCGAAACATGGCTTTTCATTTTATGTCAATACTAGGGCAACGAACCAGAGAACGGCATCAGCTTTTTGCTGAACCACACCTGATCGGCACACCCACACCCATTCCCCGGCTTTTCCCGATCCTGTGGCGCATGATCCGCATACACCGGCAGAAGCAACTGAGTCACAACAACACGAACGGAGTACTGAAATGAAAGAACAAGCAATCATTATGACCTGGCCGGACCACGCGCGGCTCACCAAACTGCTCGAAGAGCATCGTATCCAGAATCCTCGTGCAGACCGCAAAGCCTTTGAAAAACTGGGTCGGGAACTGGCTCGAGCGCAACTGATGACCGCACAGGACATTCCCGCAAATATCATTACCATGAATTCCCAGGTACAGGTTTTCGATTTGGAACTCGGCGATGAATACACCTTCATACTCTCCTGGCCAGGTGAAGCTGATATATCCGAAAACCGCATCAACGTACTCGCCCCGTTGGGCATGGCCCTGCTCGGCAGCCGCGCTGGTCAGGAAATCGAATGGCCGCTTCCGGAGGGAAAATGCCGGTTGCGAATCGATAAAATCCTGTTTCAACCGGAAAACAATACAACATGCGAGACATGCTGAAGGAGATGTAAAAATGAATCACCAACCGATCCGGATGGCCGTACTGGCTGCATGCGGAACTGAAGAGGAAATGTTCGGGTATGCGGAACTCTTCGCACCCCGTAATGATGTCCGCCACCACCATGTGTTTATTCCGGGATTCGCCCTTCCGAAAGACGAAGAACGGGCGATCACTGAAACCCGGCATCTCGCCGGAAACAGAAAACTCGATCTGATTATATCCGAGTGGCTGAACAACACCCGGGCTATGCAGGACCTGCTACAGCTCGCCCAGAAACGCAGGTTCCCGGTGGTTTTCGTGCGGACTGCACATGAACCGCAGATTAGCCGAATTGTGGTTGCAACGGGAGGCGGCCCAAACGTCTATGAGCAGATGTGGCTGGCGCGACAGACGGCAGCCAGGCTCAATGTTCCCATGGAGATCCTGCACTGGACTCCGGCATTGGATTCCGCCCCGCGCGATGGTCCCGAAGACACCGATCCGCTTGAAAAAATGTGCCTGCGCCTATTCGGCATGCAGGTGAATACAATTCACTGCTGCGGCCCTGATTTTACAGGCACGGTGGCCGATACGCTGCGTCCGGACGATCTGCTGGTGATAGGGGCTCCAAGTCCGTTACGGATGGTGGCCGACTTTTCAGACTCCCTGCCCGATCAACTGGCCAGGACGGTTCCGAATCCGATGATCCTGTTGTCGACCCCTTCGCCGAATCACACCAACCTGCGCCGTCTCCTGTGGGGCCGGCTGATCAAACCCCGGTTGCATTCCCGCCCAAAAAAAGAAGTGTTGGAAGGCCTGATAGACAACCTTATACGCCATAACCAACTGCCGCCGGGAAGTAGAAAGGATATGCTCGAACGCGCACTGCAACGCGAGCAGGCGTTCTCCACGGCTGTGGATTGCGAAACAGCCTTCCCTCACATTAAACTGCCGGGTTTCTTTGGCGTAGCAGGTACATTGGGGATTTTCCCCGACGGCATCGACTTCGGCAGCGAAGACGATACGCCGACACGCTTTGTATACCTGCTCGTTACCCCCGAAGGATTTTGCGACGAATATCTTGCCATCCTCTCGAAAATATCCAGGCGAATGCTTGATCCTGCAGTCCGCAAAGCCCTGCTGATCAGCAAAACCGCAGCTGAGGCCGTTGAGATTCTTGAGCCGCACCAGGATCTTCCGCTCGAGTGCACTTTGTATAAACCGATCACTCACCGGCAACAGAAAGCCGCAGCGCTATAACGCTCTGCCGCAGCAGTCCCGGACTATGGAGAATGTTTATCGTTTCATTGAGCATGATTTCCGGTGGACCTGCCGTGGTGCGGGTACCGGGGAATATTTCCCCGGATGCGGAATCAGACCGCACTCTTTCCTACAGCGCACCCGGTATCTGCCGGATGCAGCTATGGCATATACAAAAATTTCCTTCACTTCATAATTCATCGCTTCCGTTGGTGATATACCTATTTTCCCGTCATTAATATTGCTCCGTTCCTCTCGAAAACCATCCGGTTTCCCCCCGTTGGCATATCTGGTGCATAGAGAACCCGACCTCGATAGCAAGGAGATTGGAATTTGAGAACAAAACGGACTGCGGGTCTGCTGAAGCTGGTGCAGGAACGCAAGAAGCTTCTGGCTGATACCTATATGGTCGTCAGCAGCTCAGCCACCCCTATTCCCCGGCTTTTCCCGACGTTGCGGCGTATTATGCGGAAAGCGCCGGGAAATAAACGAGAATTACCACTGAACCCAAGAAAGAAGGAATACAGAAATATGAAAGAATCATCCATTATCATGACCTGGCCCGACCACGCTCATCTTACTGAACTGGTCGAGAAGGAACGCAGTGCTGCTTCCCCCGGTACCGATCACGACGCCATAGAAAAACTGGCCAGGGAACTGGCCAGGGCTCAACTGGTGGCCGGATGCGATATCCCTCCTGATATTGTCACCATGAACTCCCAGGTCAGAGTTTCTGATCTGGATCTGGGCGATGAATACACCTTCACGCTCTCCTGGCCCGACCGGGCAAATGTCTCGGAAAACCGGATCAATGTACTTGCCCCGCTCGGAATGGCGTTACTGGGCAGTCGCGTTGGACAGGATATTAAGTGGCCGCTGCCCCAGGGAACCTGTCACCTGCATGTGGAGGAGATCCTGTTTCAGCCGGAAAACAATATGGTCAGAAGCGCAGGCTGAAATATGTCGGGAATAACATCAAAGCAGACCCATACAGCCGTTCTGGCAACGCCCGGAATGGAAGAAAAAATGCTCCGGTATGCACGCCTGCTGAGCGACAACCGGAACGCTGATCTTCACCACATTCCTATCCCGGCGATTGCCGTTGCTCAGGACGAAGCCGTCGCCGTTGCCGAAGTCCGGAACCTCTTCTCCTCCACGAAGCTGAATCTGCTCCTTTCCGAATGGATGAAAAGCCCCCGGGCCATGCAGAATATGATTCAACTCACCCGCAGACGCGGCGTAACCGGCATTTTTTTCCGCACAGGAAACGGACGTAAAATCGGCAGGATCGTGGTGGCAGTCGGCGGAGGCCCGAATCTCTATGAGCAGCTGTGGCTGGCTAATGTAGTGGCCAAACACCACCGGCTTCCGGTTGCGGTCCTCAACTGGGCCGACGGAATCAGAAATACATTCAGCACATCCACGCCCGCAATAGCTGACCTCGAAAAAATAAGCGTACAGCAGCTCGGTATGGAGATCGAAATCCTGGAATACTCAGGCCCTTCGCTGGTCGATGCCGTACTCAAACATCTCCGCCCCGACGATCTCCTGGTTATCGGGGCCCCAGTCCGTTGCGGCTGGCCACCGATTTTACCGGATCACTGCCCGACCAGCTTGAAAAACAGACGGATCATCCACTGATCATGCTGGCCCGCGCCCCGCAGGAACAAAACAGTCTGCACCGCCTGTTCTGGGGACAGCTGGCCTGTCCGGACTTAAAGGTGCGAAACAAGGAAGAGGCCCTGGAAAAGCTGGTGACAAACCTGATCCGCCATAATCAGCTTCCGCCCGGAAAGAAAAGATCCATTCTGGAACGCGCCCTCAAACGCGAACAGATTTCATCCACTGCGGTGGATTGTGAAACCGCCTTTCCCCATGTTGCGCTGCCGGGATTCTACGGCGTGGCCGGAAGTATGGCCATCTGTCCGGACGGGGTTGATTTCGGGAGTTCCGGCGGCAAGCCGTCCCGCTTCCTTTTCCTGTTGATTACGCCGGAAGGCTATTGCAGTGAATACCTGGCCATCCTTTCAAAAATATCAAAACGGATGATCGATCCGGCTGTCCGTGCAGCATTGCTGAAGGCGTCATCGCAGCAGGATATCCTCAACATTCTGGAACCTGCTCCGGATGAACGGTTCGCAATCAACGCATCGCCCCGACAGCGACAGAAACAGCATGCAAAGCCATGATTTTCCCCATCACCGAATACGACGCTGTTCCCGGCGGTAAACCCGCTATTCTGGAAGGAATCTTCCGCAAACGTTAATACCCCGGAAATTACGCGCCCTTTGCTCCGCAAAGAGGCCCGTCCTACAACCATGTAGGACGCGGTTTCCGCGGGGGCCGCGTTTTCAAGATCGCCAAGAGGAAGACGCCGATCAGCCGGGGCGCGCCCTTTTTTCGTAAAGAAGCCCGTTCTGCACCTTGTGTACACTCCCCGGGTGCAGATCACATTTCCCACATAAAAACCGCATTCACCCGACACAAACGTCAGGGAGCCAGCCGTTTAATCGTCCATCCATCGCCGGAACGGGTGTATTCGAAACGGTCATGCAGCCGATGGGCACCACCCTGCCAGAATTCAATGATCCTCGGTTGTACCCGGTAGCCGCCCCAGAAATCAGGTAATGGAATTTTTCCCTGACTGAATTTTTCCTTCATGGCATTAAACTGCTTCATCAGCATCTGCCGCGACGAAATCGGCCGGCTCTGTGCCGATGCCCACGCCGCCAGCTGACTCTCGGCCGGACGGCTTGAAAAATATTTCAATGATTCCGTCAGACTGACCCGCTCAGCCGTGCCGCAGATCTTTACCTGACGTTCCAGCATATGCCAGGGAAAATGCAGACTGACCTTTGCATTATCCGCCATATCCTGTGCTTTACGGCTTTCATAGTTGGTATAAAAAACAAAGCCCCGCTCATCCAGATGCTTTAGTAATACAATCCGCTGGCTCGGCTGTCCCTCCGCATCCACCGTAGCCAGAACCATGGCCGTGGGATCGGTTATCTCCGCCTTTACCGCCTGATCAAGCCAGCGTTCAAACTGCCGGACCGGATCTTCCGACAAATCCTTCCGATGCAGTCCCTCCTTCAGATATTCCCTGCGCATGGATTCCAGATCAATCATGTTCGTTCCTTTCAAATCATCGGGCGCGACCTTCTGAAACCTGCCCACCATGGGCATGGTTGAAGCGCTCAAGCAGGGGAATATAATGCCGGTACCGTTCCAACGGAATATTGTTCTGCCAGAATCCGCCCAGGCGGGCAGCCCCGATACTGCCGAAAAAGAAAACCACGATACACACCGCATACATCCAGGGCCGGATTACGAAACGATGTCCCCGGGTACTCAACTGCAGCGTCTTTTTGACCGGGCAAACCGCCACGCACCGCAGACAGGCATGACACTCATCGGACCGGACCGCCCCCGCACAGTGCACCCTGATATTCGCCGGGCACACTTTCGTGCATTTCCGGCAGTCAATACAGCTCCCGGCATCACGCCGGATTTTCCAGGGACTCAGCCAACTGGTCATGCCGAGCAGGGCGCCATACGGGCAGAGGTAGCGGCACCATACATTACGGACCAGCAACGACAGCAGTGTGAGCACCGAAAGCGTTACAATCGTGGGAGTTGATGGATCGAGAAAAAAGACCAGCATCTTCAGATCGGCGATCTGATTATACGGACTGTAGATAAAGGCTTTCAGTGCTGAACCCGGCATCTTCAGCAGAATGATCCAGCAGAAAAAACCGAGCAGCAGATATTTGATACTGCGCAACAGATAATCGAACCACCGCCGCACCACCAGCGGCTGCCGGAACAGCAGTTTCTGCACGGCGTTCAGCATTTCATTAATCACTCCAACCGGACAGACCCAGCTGCAGAAACCCCGCTTCAGCAGCAGGGCGGTCAGCAGAATCACAAGAAACAGCACCAGTCCCGCCGGATGAATCCGGTTGAAATCACCGGACACGATCCAGAGCTTCAGGCTCATCAGCGAACTGATCGGCAGAAAGGCCTCCACCCCCGGCGGCCGTTCAACCACCTGTTCCGCCCCAGCTGCCAACTGCTGATAAAACAGATAAAACCGGAACCCGATCCAGATTGTGGATGCCGCAAAAATTCCCTGCACCAGCCTCCGCAGCAGCATGGCATCACTGCATTTTTTCAGAATTTCACCACGGTTCATTCGAAGCCCTTTCGCCAGTGCGTTAAAAGAGCCGTTGTAATCGAATTTAAAACCGCCCGCCTTGATCCGGATCAAGAAACCGCAGAACCCCGGAACAGCTATTCACCCTCCATATTTCCCGTTCGGAATCTTTTTCACTATACACGAAAAACGGATCGATTGCCCGTTTCAGATGGAGGAGCCGCTAAAACGCAACCTGCAACCCGCCGATCACCATCCATTGGGTTTCCAGCTGCGGGCCGTCGAGCTCCTGATACACCGGTGCACCGCCTTCGAGCGCCAGACGGACCGTGCTCCACCGGTAATCAATCCCCGCCAGCAGATCCACCTGCATGCCCGCACGCAGATCCGGGTCGGCCAGCGGGGTCATCATCGGATTCAGCTCCGGATCCGCGCCATCAATATTTTCCACCCGCGAACCTTTCAGACGCAGCGAAACAGCAGACGATTTACACAGATCGCGAGAACCCCAGATATTCAAGCCGTAACGATTGCCCAACGTATAGTCGTTATCATTTTCATTCAGGTAAAATGTACCGTTCACCTGCCCGCCCCAACCCCAGCCGTTAGCCAGACCGGTGTAGGTGATACCCGGGATCAGACCGAACGAACCGGAACCCGGCTGCATTGAATACGGAAGACGGCTTCCGTCATTTTCCTCATCAATCGAACCCGTCGGAAAACCGACCGCCAGATTGACCAGCAGCTGTTGGACCGATGACGACCAAAGGCGATACGTACCCGAAAGCTTCAGGTCTCCGAATCCTTCCGAGTTCATTTCCATGGGCATGCTCATAGCCCCCATTTCCATATCCATGTCATTGATGAGATACGGCAGCATCAGACCAATGGTCAGATCATTCATCGGCGTATACATCGCCCCGAACATATGCATCTGCATGTCCATGCTTTTCGGACGCATCATATAGCCCGAAACATCGTCATCGGTTCCATCCATGCTCATGAACATGTAACGATACGACGTCATCCAGGCCTCTTTATGATGCACATGATCGCCCATCACTCCAATCGGTGCACGCGGTTCGTGATTGCAGGCACACACCTCCGCACATCCGCAGTCCTCGCCGCATGCCGCACAGTCTTCGGCAGAGGCATCCGATACTACGACAAACAACATAACCGACAAACCGGCCAACCTATAACGTATCATTCTTCTCTCCTGGATATGAAAAGTCCCACAGGTACGAAAACCGGCCCACTCTGTCGAATTTCAATAAGCAACATTATCGGGCCGTTCCAACCGGCGGAATGCCGCAGACTGTACACAAACGCCTGCGCCCGGCTTTGAATAATCGTAGATCCGAGTGAAAATATTCTGAATGAGTCATATTGACTCTTATCAGTCCTTCCCATGAGTCAAAATGTATCGCAATTTGCTGCATCTCCGTAAAAATCCCTGTATTTTTACTTTTT from Verrucomicrobia bacterium S94 carries:
- a CDS encoding universal stress protein; amino-acid sequence: MNQHIQNAGPVLRRAEEEETFGYVNFLASCNKTLRNVFVPSFSDPKDETQAVNEIYRLAGEKKIHLIISEWLNNTRAMQDLIHIAQKYELPAVFVRAESAPKIGRIVVSTGGGPNRYNQIKLAREISARNAVPVTILHWTGALNRGSEGTIAENRRFEKMCRRLLGKQEEFLQCNGPDFASAVAGTLRPDDLLIIGATSPFRLVTDFYGSLPDQLARAIPNPLIMWSSPPLSLPGLRRHLWSRIIQPLRIPGERKAPSPL
- a CDS encoding nucleoside diphosphate kinase regulator; this encodes MKEQAIIMTWPDHARLTKLLEEHRIQNPRADRKAFEKLGRELARAQLMTAQDIPANIITMNSQVQVFDLELGDEYTFILSWPGEADISENRINVLAPLGMALLGSRAGQEIEWPLPEGKCRLRIDKILFQPENNTTCETC
- a CDS encoding PTS sugar transporter subunit IIA; amino-acid sequence: MNHQPIRMAVLAACGTEEEMFGYAELFAPRNDVRHHHVFIPGFALPKDEERAITETRHLAGNRKLDLIISEWLNNTRAMQDLLQLAQKRRFPVVFVRTAHEPQISRIVVATGGGPNVYEQMWLARQTAARLNVPMEILHWTPALDSAPRDGPEDTDPLEKMCLRLFGMQVNTIHCCGPDFTGTVADTLRPDDLLVIGAPSPLRMVADFSDSLPDQLARTVPNPMILLSTPSPNHTNLRRLLWGRLIKPRLHSRPKKEVLEGLIDNLIRHNQLPPGSRKDMLERALQREQAFSTAVDCETAFPHIKLPGFFGVAGTLGIFPDGIDFGSEDDTPTRFVYLLVTPEGFCDEYLAILSKISRRMLDPAVRKALLISKTAAEAVEILEPHQDLPLECTLYKPITHRQQKAAAL
- a CDS encoding nucleoside diphosphate kinase regulator; translated protein: MRTKRTAGLLKLVQERKKLLADTYMVVSSSATPIPRLFPTLRRIMRKAPGNKRELPLNPRKKEYRNMKESSIIMTWPDHAHLTELVEKERSAASPGTDHDAIEKLARELARAQLVAGCDIPPDIVTMNSQVRVSDLDLGDEYTFTLSWPDRANVSENRINVLAPLGMALLGSRVGQDIKWPLPQGTCHLHVEEILFQPENNMVRSAG
- a CDS encoding PTS sugar transporter subunit IIA, whose protein sequence is MLARAPQEQNSLHRLFWGQLACPDLKVRNKEEALEKLVTNLIRHNQLPPGKKRSILERALKREQISSTAVDCETAFPHVALPGFYGVAGSMAICPDGVDFGSSGGKPSRFLFLLITPEGYCSEYLAILSKISKRMIDPAVRAALLKASSQQDILNILEPAPDERFAINASPRQRQKQHAKP
- the pdxH gene encoding pyridoxamine 5'-phosphate oxidase, coding for MIDLESMRREYLKEGLHRKDLSEDPVRQFERWLDQAVKAEITDPTAMVLATVDAEGQPSQRIVLLKHLDERGFVFYTNYESRKAQDMADNAKVSLHFPWHMLERQVKICGTAERVSLTESLKYFSSRPAESQLAAWASAQSRPISSRQMLMKQFNAMKEKFSQGKIPLPDFWGGYRVQPRIIEFWQGGAHRLHDRFEYTRSGDGWTIKRLAP
- a CDS encoding 4Fe-4S binding protein gives rise to the protein MIRIKAGGFKFDYNGSFNALAKGLRMNRGEILKKCSDAMLLRRLVQGIFAASTIWIGFRFYLFYQQLAAGAEQVVERPPGVEAFLPISSLMSLKLWIVSGDFNRIHPAGLVLFLVILLTALLLKRGFCSWVCPVGVINEMLNAVQKLLFRQPLVVRRWFDYLLRSIKYLLLGFFCWIILLKMPGSALKAFIYSPYNQIADLKMLVFFLDPSTPTIVTLSVLTLLSLLVRNVWCRYLCPYGALLGMTSWLSPWKIRRDAGSCIDCRKCTKVCPANIRVHCAGAVRSDECHACLRCVAVCPVKKTLQLSTRGHRFVIRPWMYAVCIVVFFFGSIGAARLGGFWQNNIPLERYRHYIPLLERFNHAHGGQVSEGRAR
- a CDS encoding transporter gives rise to the protein MIRYRLAGLSVMLFVVVSDASAEDCAACGEDCGCAEVCACNHEPRAPIGVMGDHVHHKEAWMTSYRYMFMSMDGTDDDVSGYMMRPKSMDMQMHMFGAMYTPMNDLTIGLMLPYLINDMDMEMGAMSMPMEMNSEGFGDLKLSGTYRLWSSSVQQLLVNLAVGFPTGSIDEENDGSRLPYSMQPGSGSFGLIPGITYTGLANGWGWGGQVNGTFYLNENDNDYTLGNRYGLNIWGSRDLCKSSAVSLRLKGSRVENIDGADPELNPMMTPLADPDLRAGMQVDLLAGIDYRWSTVRLALEGGAPVYQELDGPQLETQWMVIGGLQVAF